The Streptomyces sp. NBC_01775 genome includes a region encoding these proteins:
- a CDS encoding SDR family oxidoreductase: protein MTVDEAAQEAPPIGRLGHAEEIARAALWLCGPAAGFVLGVVLPVHGSCVAR from the coding sequence GTGACGGTTGATGAGGCGGCCCAAGAGGCCCCGCCGATCGGCCGGCTCGGCCACGCGGAGGAGATCGCCCGTGCGGCGTTGTGGCTGTGCGGCCCCGCAGCGGGCTTCGTGCTCGGCGTCGTCCTGCCCGTGCACGGCAGTTGCGTCGCCCGCTGA
- a CDS encoding Lrp/AsnC family transcriptional regulator: protein MTENPPLSELDLALVNALQINPRAPWSELAKPLGVDAATVARRWERLRAAGHAWVTAYPRDEAGMASIIEVDCAPGQDTAVAAALSADPQAVTVEHTSGGRDLLVTVLATDFAALSRYVVDRLGDVPGVTSTRAHPATRVYTEGSRWRLRSLSRPQRDALAAPRRPSGAAVARAAELRELVCAMGENGRASLSELAAELGVSVNTAGRRLNKLLDAGHLVLRCDLARSLSGAPVSVTFFGTVPAEHLDATAREMSKLPEVRLCIGVAGPQNLIATAWLGALADVQTLEAQLTTKLPHLRFADRAIALRAVKLMGRLLDADGKATGFVPVDVWDSPQPPDKIRSGRATGRTTG, encoded by the coding sequence GTGACCGAGAATCCCCCGTTGAGCGAGCTGGATCTGGCGCTGGTCAACGCCCTCCAGATCAACCCCCGCGCCCCCTGGAGCGAGCTGGCCAAGCCCCTCGGCGTCGACGCGGCCACCGTCGCCCGCCGTTGGGAGCGGCTGCGCGCCGCGGGCCACGCGTGGGTGACCGCGTATCCGCGTGACGAGGCGGGCATGGCCTCGATCATCGAGGTGGACTGCGCGCCCGGCCAGGACACCGCCGTGGCCGCCGCGCTCTCGGCCGACCCGCAGGCCGTCACCGTCGAACACACCTCGGGCGGGCGCGATTTGCTGGTCACCGTGCTGGCCACCGACTTCGCCGCGCTCTCGCGCTATGTCGTCGACCGGCTCGGCGACGTCCCCGGCGTGACCTCCACCCGCGCCCACCCGGCCACCCGCGTCTACACCGAGGGCAGCCGCTGGCGGCTGCGCAGCCTCAGCCGCCCGCAGCGGGACGCGCTGGCCGCCCCCCGGCGCCCCTCGGGCGCCGCTGTCGCCCGCGCCGCCGAGCTGCGTGAACTGGTGTGTGCCATGGGCGAGAACGGCCGCGCCTCGCTGAGCGAGCTGGCCGCCGAGCTGGGGGTCAGCGTCAACACCGCCGGCCGCCGCCTGAACAAGCTGCTGGATGCGGGCCACCTCGTACTCCGCTGCGACCTGGCCCGCTCCCTGTCCGGAGCACCGGTCTCGGTGACCTTCTTCGGCACCGTGCCCGCCGAACACCTGGACGCGACAGCACGGGAGATGTCCAAACTGCCCGAGGTGCGGCTGTGCATCGGCGTCGCGGGCCCGCAGAACCTCATCGCGACCGCCTGGCTCGGCGCGCTGGCCGACGTCCAGACCCTGGAGGCGCAGCTGACCACCAAGCTGCCCCACCTCCGCTTCGCCGACCGGGCCATCGCGCTGCGCGCCGTGAAGTTGATGGGGCGGCTGCTGGACGCCGACGGCAAGGCGACCGGCTTCGTCCCCGTCGACGTCTGGGACTCGCCGCAGCCGCCCGACAAGATCAGGTCCGGCCGGGCCACAGGCAGAACCACCGGCTGA
- a CDS encoding YihY/virulence factor BrkB family protein: MRAVEETPEQTPERAPRWPPGRSRRQIRRARVKYRDVPKRRMAWLLLKDTVNSCMEYRVLGLAAEAAFFTLISIPPLLLGMIGLLGYLDWIGAEAIESLRTNFLDASTTVLSDKGVNELARPLIDDVIKGGGPDVISLGFALALWSGSRAVNVFIDTITVMYGLDGRRGIVKTRVLSFGLYLVALVIGAVALPLMVAGPDAVLRLVPQAEWVVTVFYWPVVLLLSIAFLTTLYHVSVPVRSPWREDIPGALVALVMWVLGSFLLRLYLTNTVEGPTIYGSLAAPVAVLLWIGVSAFAVLVGAAVNAAIDHVWPSVATAAARRANERRREEAAAEVVAAVAARRARSDGNGDGTDDGAEDAPAEFPERWTKFLPPSDIRGRLHRPRDRNGDSDGE, translated from the coding sequence GTGCGTGCAGTCGAGGAAACCCCTGAGCAGACCCCCGAACGGGCCCCGAGATGGCCTCCCGGGCGGTCCCGTCGCCAGATTCGCCGTGCCCGGGTCAAATACAGGGACGTGCCCAAACGGCGGATGGCGTGGCTGCTGCTCAAGGACACGGTCAACTCCTGCATGGAATACCGCGTCCTCGGGCTGGCCGCCGAGGCCGCGTTCTTCACGCTGATCTCGATCCCGCCGCTGCTGCTGGGCATGATCGGTCTCCTCGGCTATCTCGACTGGATCGGCGCCGAGGCGATCGAATCCCTTCGCACAAACTTCCTGGACGCCTCTACCACCGTCCTGTCCGACAAGGGGGTCAACGAGCTCGCCCGCCCGCTGATCGACGACGTGATCAAGGGCGGCGGTCCCGACGTCATCTCGCTCGGCTTCGCGCTGGCCCTGTGGTCGGGCTCGCGCGCGGTGAACGTCTTCATCGACACCATCACCGTGATGTACGGGCTCGACGGGCGGCGCGGCATCGTCAAGACGCGGGTGCTGTCCTTCGGGCTGTACCTGGTGGCGCTGGTCATCGGCGCGGTCGCGCTTCCGCTGATGGTGGCGGGGCCCGACGCGGTGCTGCGGCTGGTGCCGCAGGCCGAGTGGGTCGTCACGGTCTTCTACTGGCCGGTGGTGCTGCTGCTGTCCATCGCCTTCCTCACCACGCTCTACCACGTGTCCGTGCCGGTGCGCTCACCCTGGCGCGAGGACATTCCCGGGGCGCTGGTGGCCCTGGTGATGTGGGTGCTGGGCAGCTTCCTGCTGCGGCTGTACCTCACCAACACGGTCGAGGGACCCACCATCTACGGCTCGCTCGCCGCGCCCGTCGCCGTCCTGCTGTGGATCGGCGTGTCGGCCTTCGCCGTGCTGGTGGGCGCCGCCGTCAACGCCGCCATCGACCACGTGTGGCCCTCGGTCGCCACGGCCGCGGCCCGCCGCGCGAACGAGCGCCGCCGCGAGGAGGCGGCGGCCGAGGTCGTCGCCGCCGTCGCGGCCCGGCGCGCCCGCAGCGACGGGAACGGCGACGGCACGGACGACGGCGCCGAGGACGCCCCCGCCGAGTTCCCCGAACGCTGGACGAAGTTCCTGCCCCCCTCTGACATACGAGGCCGCCTCCACCGCCCCCGCGACCGGAACGGCGACAGCGACGGCGAGTGA
- a CDS encoding NUDIX hydrolase gives MESESAAPVDEAAELVVSAAAVVVDGRLLVVSKKAAPDFFYLPGGKPEPGESAREALVRELREELGVTPVSVTPLTEVRATAALEGVPMRLTVFSAALEGRPAPAAEIAALRWTDGTEGPGLTLAPAVRNHVMPLLPLG, from the coding sequence ATGGAGAGCGAGAGCGCCGCACCCGTGGACGAGGCCGCTGAGCTGGTCGTATCGGCGGCGGCCGTCGTGGTGGACGGCCGGCTCCTGGTCGTCAGCAAGAAGGCGGCCCCCGATTTCTTCTACCTGCCCGGCGGCAAACCCGAGCCCGGGGAGAGCGCCCGAGAGGCACTGGTGCGGGAGCTGCGCGAGGAGTTGGGCGTCACACCCGTCTCGGTCACGCCGCTGACGGAGGTCCGCGCGACGGCCGCGCTTGAAGGGGTGCCGATGCGGCTGACGGTCTTCAGCGCCGCGCTGGAGGGTCGTCCCGCTCCGGCCGCCGAGATCGCGGCGCTGCGCTGGACGGACGGTACGGAAGGGCCGGGCCTCACCCTCGCTCCGGCCGTCCGCAACCACGTCATGCCGCTGCTGCCCCTCGGCTGA
- a CDS encoding amidase, producing MRQPFATLTEAAEALRTGKISSRELVEAALADAEVLDPLLGVYVNRFPEEALTAAKAADARPARERGPLHGLPLALKDNFAAAEGPVTAQSPAHDPSWWRGRDAPAVARLRAAGAVVLGKTTLTEYAMGRPDPRHAFPLPRNPWDPRCWTGGSSTGNGAGIATGLFLGALGTDTSGSVRLPAALCGTTGLKTTFGLVDKDGVLPLSPTQDVVGPMGVAAADCALLLDVLVPPEHPGAPRPARPPLGDGSGEGLRGLRVGVPFALLEDEAVSVECRAAFEAALETLRNAGAVVVDFALPEFETLLAESTVTMLAEAFAEHGERLGARWADHGRVFRRLAAAGALVPAHLYLRAQHSRRRTRAALLERLRGPGGADLIATPTWPAAARPYTRESAPGDELNLTAVWNPAGFPALALPMGADPAGLPLSLQLVGEPHAERLLLAAGDAYQRRTSWHLRRAAPDPAQRPDAVPDPDARRGLLADRDPGADLGADPGADPAGEVPGETGAAVEAALADAGLALDPGEPAAVAALARVLARSGRLLTAPAR from the coding sequence GTGCGGCAGCCCTTCGCCACCCTCACCGAAGCAGCGGAAGCGCTGCGCACCGGCAAGATCAGCAGCCGTGAGCTGGTGGAGGCCGCACTCGCCGACGCCGAGGTGCTCGACCCGCTGCTCGGGGTCTACGTCAACCGCTTCCCCGAAGAGGCGCTGACCGCGGCCAAGGCCGCCGACGCCCGGCCGGCCCGCGAGCGCGGTCCCCTGCACGGGCTGCCCCTCGCGCTCAAGGACAACTTCGCCGCAGCCGAAGGCCCGGTCACCGCGCAGAGCCCGGCCCACGACCCGTCCTGGTGGCGCGGCCGGGACGCCCCCGCTGTCGCCCGGCTGCGCGCCGCGGGCGCCGTCGTCCTGGGCAAGACGACGCTGACCGAGTACGCGATGGGCAGGCCCGACCCGCGCCACGCCTTCCCGCTGCCGCGCAACCCCTGGGACCCGCGGTGCTGGACGGGCGGGTCGAGCACCGGCAACGGCGCGGGGATCGCCACCGGGCTGTTCCTGGGCGCGCTGGGTACCGACACCTCCGGCAGCGTGCGCCTCCCCGCGGCGCTGTGCGGCACGACCGGCCTGAAGACCACGTTCGGGCTCGTCGACAAGGACGGCGTCCTGCCGCTGAGCCCCACCCAGGACGTCGTCGGGCCGATGGGGGTGGCCGCCGCCGACTGTGCGCTGCTGCTCGACGTCCTCGTACCGCCCGAGCACCCCGGAGCGCCGCGCCCGGCCCGCCCACCGCTGGGTGACGGGTCCGGGGAGGGGCTGCGGGGGCTGCGGGTCGGCGTGCCGTTCGCGCTGCTGGAGGACGAGGCCGTCAGCGTCGAGTGCCGGGCCGCATTCGAGGCGGCGCTGGAGACGCTGCGGAACGCGGGCGCCGTGGTCGTGGACTTCGCGCTGCCCGAGTTCGAGACGCTGCTGGCCGAGAGCACGGTGACGATGCTGGCCGAGGCGTTCGCCGAGCACGGTGAGCGGCTGGGCGCGCGCTGGGCCGACCACGGCCGGGTCTTCCGGCGCCTCGCCGCGGCCGGCGCGTTGGTGCCCGCGCATCTGTACCTGCGCGCCCAGCACTCCCGGCGCCGTACCCGCGCCGCGCTGCTGGAGCGCCTGCGCGGACCCGGCGGAGCCGACCTGATCGCCACCCCGACCTGGCCCGCCGCCGCCCGCCCCTACACGCGGGAGAGCGCGCCCGGCGACGAGCTGAACCTGACCGCCGTTTGGAACCCGGCCGGCTTCCCCGCGCTGGCGCTGCCCATGGGTGCGGACCCGGCGGGGCTCCCGCTCTCGCTCCAGCTCGTGGGCGAACCCCACGCGGAGCGGCTGCTGCTGGCCGCCGGTGACGCCTATCAGCGGCGCACCTCCTGGCACCTGCGGCGGGCCGCGCCCGATCCGGCCCAGCGGCCCGACGCGGTACCGGATCCGGACGCGCGCCGGGGCCTGCTCGCGGACCGGGACCCGGGCGCGGACCTGGGCGCGGATCCGGGCGCGGACCCGGCGGGTGAAGTCCCCGGTGAGACCGGCGCCGCCGTCGAGGCGGCACTCGCCGACGCGGGGCTCGCGCTCGATCCCGGGGAACCGGCCGCCGTGGCCGCCCTGGCCCGGGTGCTCGCCCGCTCGGGACGGCTCCTCACGGCGCCCGCCCGCTGA
- a CDS encoding metal-dependent hydrolase family protein translates to MIARTAPGPVPPAPGPVLLEGGVLIDGRGGEPLVDGAVLIEEGTVRWAGPAGAHPRLSPGTRRVDVGGGTILPGFIDCHVHMTVPGGALNHAELRAMPPSLRTFLSAPRMRQTLEAGVTTARDLGGADTGHKRAVEEGLVTGPRLLVAVAMLSPTGGHGDFRMGTDNGENDPGMSRLADGPDACRAAVRGVLRQGADCVKVAATGGVWSPTDQPDDDGFLEDEIRAITQIAAGHRGKKVAAHAQGRGGILNAVRGGVASVEHGYEIDDEAIDLMLERGTFLVPTLTTANTDPDPAKAASWAYAKKKHWQNVARTHIPHAIRRGVRVALGTDCGIAEHGTNLRELAHLVEAGMTPMGALLAGTSEAAELLGMADTLGTLEPGKRADVVVARTNPLEDIASLSEPENIALVLKDGVAYKDLGLGQG, encoded by the coding sequence ATGATCGCCCGCACCGCCCCCGGACCCGTGCCGCCGGCTCCCGGACCCGTGCTGCTGGAAGGCGGCGTGCTGATCGACGGCCGGGGAGGCGAGCCCCTCGTCGACGGCGCCGTGCTGATCGAGGAGGGCACCGTGCGCTGGGCAGGTCCCGCCGGGGCGCATCCGCGGCTGTCGCCGGGCACCCGCCGGGTCGATGTGGGCGGCGGCACGATCCTGCCGGGCTTCATCGACTGCCACGTCCACATGACCGTCCCCGGCGGCGCCCTCAACCACGCGGAACTGCGCGCCATGCCGCCCTCGCTGCGCACCTTCCTCTCGGCGCCCCGTATGCGGCAGACCCTGGAGGCGGGCGTCACCACGGCCCGGGACCTGGGCGGCGCCGACACCGGGCACAAGCGCGCCGTCGAGGAGGGCCTGGTGACCGGGCCCAGGCTGCTGGTGGCGGTGGCCATGCTCAGCCCGACCGGCGGCCACGGCGACTTCCGCATGGGCACCGACAACGGGGAGAACGACCCCGGCATGAGCCGCCTGGCCGACGGACCCGACGCCTGCCGCGCCGCCGTGCGCGGGGTGCTGCGGCAGGGCGCCGACTGCGTCAAGGTCGCGGCGACGGGCGGCGTGTGGAGCCCTACCGACCAGCCCGACGACGACGGGTTCCTGGAGGACGAGATCCGCGCCATCACCCAGATCGCGGCGGGGCACCGGGGCAAGAAGGTCGCCGCCCACGCGCAGGGCAGGGGCGGCATCCTCAACGCCGTACGCGGCGGAGTGGCCAGCGTCGAACACGGCTACGAGATCGACGACGAGGCCATCGACCTGATGCTGGAGCGCGGCACCTTCCTCGTCCCGACGCTGACGACGGCCAACACCGACCCGGACCCGGCCAAGGCCGCGAGCTGGGCCTACGCCAAGAAGAAGCACTGGCAGAACGTGGCGCGTACCCACATTCCGCACGCCATCCGGCGCGGCGTGCGCGTCGCCCTGGGCACCGACTGCGGCATCGCCGAGCACGGCACCAACCTGCGCGAGCTGGCCCATCTCGTCGAGGCCGGTATGACGCCGATGGGCGCGCTGCTGGCCGGCACCAGCGAGGCGGCCGAACTCCTCGGCATGGCCGACACCCTCGGCACGCTGGAGCCGGGCAAGCGCGCCGATGTCGTCGTGGCCCGCACCAACCCGCTGGAGGACATCGCCTCCCTCAGCGAGCCGGAGAACATCGCGCTGGTCCTCAAGGACGGTGTCGCGTACAAGGACCTGGGGCTCGGCCAGGGCTGA
- a CDS encoding chaplin gives MAHMLRTAAAAAGACAIILGGAGLASADAGASGAAANSPGVLSGNVVQVPVNIPVNVCGNSIGIVSLLNPAFGNACINR, from the coding sequence ATGGCTCACATGCTGAGGACCGCTGCCGCCGCTGCCGGCGCCTGCGCCATCATTCTGGGCGGTGCCGGACTGGCCTCCGCCGACGCCGGGGCGTCGGGTGCCGCTGCGAATTCACCTGGCGTGCTCTCGGGCAACGTGGTTCAGGTCCCGGTCAACATCCCGGTCAACGTCTGCGGCAACAGCATCGGCATCGTCTCGCTGCTCAACCCCGCCTTCGGCAACGCCTGCATCAACCGCTGA
- the tnpA gene encoding IS200/IS605 family transposase has product MSPRWNPNPDVRTGRHVVYNLHVHLVFVTKYRRNAMTDAMLTRCEEIMREVCADFEAELKHFNGEEDHVHLLVHYPPKVQLSKLVNSLKGVSARLLRKEHDAHLRRYLWGGHFWSGSYFAGSCGGAPLTVVKQYIENQKRPTG; this is encoded by the coding sequence ATGTCACCTCGATGGAACCCGAATCCCGATGTGCGCACCGGCCGCCATGTCGTCTATAACCTGCATGTTCACTTGGTTTTTGTCACGAAGTACCGGCGCAATGCCATGACCGACGCCATGCTGACGCGCTGCGAAGAGATCATGCGAGAAGTCTGCGCGGACTTCGAGGCGGAGCTGAAACACTTCAACGGCGAGGAGGATCACGTACACCTGCTCGTGCACTACCCGCCGAAAGTCCAGCTCTCCAAACTCGTCAACAGCCTCAAGGGCGTCTCCGCCCGGCTGCTGCGCAAGGAGCACGACGCGCACCTACGCCGGTACCTGTGGGGCGGCCACTTCTGGTCCGGCTCCTACTTCGCCGGCTCATGCGGCGGGGCGCCCCTGACCGTCGTGAAGCAGTACATCGAGAACCAGAAGCGCCCCACGGGCTGA
- a CDS encoding MFS transporter: MSRVQPLAGAGAPAPGGVRVATVVGFLVFIELVSGVIQGMMPALLPELGTSLGVGAGKLNWVSSAQLLAAAVCVPLFGRLGDMYGHRRLLRVGMVCLAVGSILVAWSPSFAVLLLGRVLQGPLAALLPLEMGLVRDRLDPEGARSAIGMLVGALTVGASVGLVVAGLLGEVTATVHGVLWVPAAVTVVCVGVVFFLVPESVTRARATVDWAGAGLLTVGLCALLLGIAQGPAWGWAGGGTLGLFALAVVTLVVWVLVELRVSQPIVDIRLSAKRNLLPVYGGSFLLGAALFGSQTAASLFLSSPPEKVGYGFGYDSLAIGWTMLPWGVAAFLASTVAPRLYRVLAPRTVLGLSGVFMAVGYAALVLAHGAVWQFVAANSLTGFGTGLALSAMPALVLDASPAERTGVATGIYNTAKTLGGSVSGAVFAAILSAVTFAGTDVPTESAYTTVWWCCAAVSALVALAAAVLARAPGVSSPATPVPALAGKDLA; the protein is encoded by the coding sequence ATGTCGCGTGTTCAGCCCCTCGCCGGCGCGGGAGCGCCCGCGCCGGGTGGCGTCCGCGTCGCCACGGTCGTCGGATTCCTGGTCTTCATCGAACTCGTCAGCGGTGTCATCCAGGGGATGATGCCCGCGCTCCTGCCCGAGCTGGGCACCTCGCTGGGGGTGGGCGCGGGCAAGCTGAACTGGGTCAGCAGCGCCCAGTTGCTGGCCGCCGCCGTGTGCGTGCCGTTGTTCGGCAGGCTCGGCGACATGTACGGGCACCGGCGGCTGCTGCGGGTCGGCATGGTGTGCCTGGCCGTCGGCTCGATCCTCGTCGCCTGGTCCCCGTCCTTCGCGGTGCTGCTGCTCGGCCGGGTCCTCCAGGGCCCGTTGGCCGCGCTGCTGCCGCTGGAGATGGGCCTGGTGCGCGACCGGCTCGACCCCGAGGGGGCGCGCAGCGCCATCGGCATGCTGGTGGGCGCGCTGACCGTCGGCGCCAGCGTGGGTCTGGTCGTGGCCGGGCTGCTGGGCGAGGTGACGGCCACGGTGCACGGGGTGCTGTGGGTGCCCGCCGCCGTCACGGTGGTGTGCGTCGGCGTCGTCTTCTTCCTGGTGCCCGAGTCCGTGACCCGCGCCAGGGCCACGGTCGACTGGGCGGGCGCCGGGCTGCTGACCGTCGGGCTGTGCGCGCTGCTGCTGGGCATCGCGCAGGGTCCCGCGTGGGGCTGGGCCGGGGGCGGCACGCTGGGCCTGTTCGCGCTCGCGGTCGTCACGCTGGTGGTCTGGGTGCTGGTCGAACTGCGGGTGTCGCAGCCCATCGTGGACATCCGGCTGAGCGCCAAGCGCAACCTGCTGCCGGTGTACGGGGGCAGCTTCCTGCTCGGTGCGGCGCTGTTCGGCTCGCAGACCGCCGCCTCGCTCTTCTTGTCGAGCCCGCCGGAGAAGGTGGGCTACGGCTTCGGCTACGACTCCCTGGCGATCGGCTGGACGATGCTGCCGTGGGGCGTCGCCGCCTTCCTGGCCTCCACCGTGGCGCCCCGGCTCTACCGGGTGCTGGCGCCGCGCACCGTGCTGGGGCTGAGCGGGGTGTTCATGGCGGTCGGCTACGCGGCGCTGGTGCTCGCGCACGGGGCCGTGTGGCAGTTCGTCGCCGCCAACTCCCTGACCGGCTTCGGCACCGGGCTGGCGCTCAGCGCGATGCCCGCCCTCGTGCTGGACGCCAGCCCCGCCGAGCGCACCGGGGTGGCGACCGGCATCTACAACACCGCCAAGACGCTGGGCGGCAGCGTCTCGGGAGCCGTGTTCGCCGCGATCCTCAGCGCCGTCACCTTCGCGGGCACCGACGTGCCCACCGAGTCCGCCTACACCACCGTGTGGTGGTGCTGCGCGGCCGTCTCGGCGCTGGTGGCGCTGGCCGCCGCCGTGCTGGCCCGCGCTCCGGGCGTCTCCTCCCCCGCCACTCCCGTCCCGGCGCTCGCCGGAAAGGACCTCGCGTGA
- a CDS encoding TetR family transcriptional regulator C-terminal domain-containing protein: MRRSRSPWPDPLSPAALAGAPALGPLLLRQRTAQHQGPVHDMVARFLLRGRRLLINDLRIAADVGELPHDIEPEQLAFELHGLLPLILASAPPFTGEVKAISELL; encoded by the coding sequence GTGCGGCGCTCTCGCTCTCCATGGCCCGATCCTCTCAGCCCCGCCGCGCTCGCCGGGGCCCCGGCCCTTGGCCCGCTCCTCCTGAGACAGCGCACGGCGCAGCATCAGGGCCCCGTACACGACATGGTGGCCCGCTTTCTGCTGCGCGGGCGGCGGTTGCTGATCAACGACCTGCGGATCGCGGCCGACGTGGGCGAACTGCCCCACGACATAGAGCCCGAACAGCTCGCGTTCGAGCTTCACGGCCTTCTACCTTTGATCTTGGCCAGTGCTCCCCCGTTTACGGGGGAGGTGAAGGCCATCTCAGAATTGCTCTGA
- a CDS encoding acyl-CoA dehydrogenase family protein, giving the protein MPASTHTVTNQAPPLADYDVFSADAALVEGVARHVAPERAEQARAELAELGGAAGSAQAQEWGTQANECPPALRTHDRYGHRIDEVDFHPSWHRLMERGVAAGLTDPWSRPDGQLRRSAAFYVWSQVEAGHGCPLSMTHAAVPALRKEPGLAAEWEPLLGSHTYDYGLDRPAGAKAGAIAGMGMTEKQGGSDVRANTTEAAPLTGDGGAGAGEYALTGHKWFCSAPMSDVFLVLAQAPGGLTCFLVPRVLPDGTRNTFRIQRLKDKLGNRSNASSEVEFDGTTWARRVGEEGRGVATIIEMVAATRLDCVTGSAALMRQAVAQATHHAAHRSVFGKELIEQPLMRNVLADMALESEAATTLALRLAAAYDSAAGEGEAAAHDRALLRLAVPTAKYWVTKRCVPLAGEALECLGGNGYVEESGMPRLLRESPLNSLWEGSGNVQALDVLRALQRSPESLNAFLTELGHARGADHRLDAAVKDMLTQLSDLDGIEARARRLVERMALVLQGSLLVRFAPPETADAFCASRLGGDWGAAFGTLPSGPHLKALVERARPVA; this is encoded by the coding sequence ATGCCAGCCTCGACACACACCGTGACCAACCAGGCCCCGCCCCTGGCCGACTACGACGTCTTCTCCGCCGACGCGGCCCTGGTGGAGGGAGTGGCCCGGCATGTGGCGCCGGAGCGCGCCGAACAGGCCCGCGCCGAGCTTGCCGAGCTGGGCGGCGCGGCGGGTTCCGCGCAGGCTCAGGAATGGGGCACACAGGCCAACGAGTGCCCGCCTGCCTTGCGGACACACGACCGCTATGGCCACCGGATCGACGAGGTCGACTTCCACCCCTCCTGGCACCGGCTGATGGAGCGCGGGGTGGCGGCGGGGCTGACCGATCCGTGGTCGCGCCCCGACGGCCAGCTGCGGCGCAGCGCGGCCTTCTACGTGTGGTCGCAGGTCGAGGCGGGGCACGGCTGTCCGCTGTCGATGACGCACGCCGCCGTGCCCGCGCTGCGCAAGGAGCCGGGGCTGGCGGCCGAGTGGGAGCCGCTGCTGGGCTCGCACACCTACGACTACGGCCTGGACCGGCCGGCGGGCGCCAAGGCGGGCGCCATCGCCGGGATGGGCATGACGGAGAAGCAGGGCGGCAGCGACGTACGGGCCAACACGACGGAGGCGGCCCCGCTGACCGGGGACGGCGGCGCGGGCGCCGGCGAGTACGCGCTGACGGGGCACAAGTGGTTCTGCTCGGCGCCGATGTCGGACGTCTTCCTCGTGCTGGCGCAGGCTCCCGGGGGGCTGACCTGCTTCCTGGTGCCGCGCGTGCTGCCCGACGGGACGCGCAACACCTTCCGTATCCAGCGGCTCAAGGACAAGCTGGGCAACCGCTCCAACGCCTCCAGCGAGGTCGAGTTCGACGGGACGACGTGGGCGCGCCGCGTCGGCGAGGAGGGCCGCGGCGTCGCGACGATCATCGAGATGGTCGCCGCGACCCGGCTGGACTGTGTGACGGGCTCCGCCGCGCTGATGCGGCAGGCCGTGGCGCAGGCCACCCACCACGCGGCGCACCGTTCGGTGTTCGGCAAGGAGCTGATCGAGCAGCCGCTGATGCGCAACGTGCTGGCGGACATGGCGCTGGAGTCGGAGGCGGCCACCACGCTCGCGCTACGGCTGGCCGCCGCCTACGACAGCGCGGCGGGCGAGGGCGAGGCCGCGGCGCACGACCGGGCCCTGCTGCGGCTGGCCGTGCCGACCGCGAAGTACTGGGTCACCAAGCGCTGTGTGCCGCTGGCGGGCGAGGCGCTGGAGTGTCTGGGCGGCAACGGCTACGTCGAGGAGTCGGGCATGCCCCGGCTGCTGCGCGAGTCGCCGCTCAACTCCCTGTGGGAGGGCTCGGGGAATGTGCAGGCGCTGGATGTGCTGCGGGCGCTCCAGCGCTCGCCGGAGTCGCTGAACGCCTTCTTGACGGAGCTCGGGCACGCGCGCGGCGCCGATCACCGGCTGGACGCCGCGGTCAAGGACATGCTCACGCAGCTGTCCGACCTGGACGGCATCGAGGCGCGGGCCCGACGCCTGGTGGAGCGGATGGCACTGGTGCTCCAGGGCTCCTTGCTGGTGCGCTTCGCACCGCCGGAGACCGCCGACGCGTTCTGCGCCTCGCGGCTGGGCGGCGACTGGGGCGCGGCCTTCGGCACCCTGCCCTCGGGGCCGCACCTGAAGGCACTGGTGGAGCGGGCGCGGCCGGTGGCGTGA